TATTTTTGTGACTTTTGACCTTGAGTGCTAGTTTGGGAACATAAACTTGATTTAGTGCTATTTTTGTCTTTTTCTCTATATATATTCAGTTACTCGTTCCAGTAAATCGAAATTTATGTGTGTATATCCAAATTAATCACATGTGTGATGTTGTTTCTAACTTCATGCATACAGCATATATATGTCTTTCTAATCAAATGAATGATGCATTGGAAAACCGCAGGTTGATGAATGAATATAATTAAGCTTTAGGTTAATTAGGGATAAGCTATATAAGTTATGATGTTGGCCGAGAGTACAATGCTTCCAAACACGAGGGACTAGGGAGTAGTCGCATGCGACTGGGACTGTTGATATATTTTTGGGCCCTATTTATCTTTGATATGTGGGTGTCAGTTTTTACGTGTCACAAACACAAAATACAGCATTTCCGGTGAAAATAACATTATCCCAAACGAGAAAAGTCCAGTAAATGAATACAATCGTCGAGTCAATTATATTACGTCCATACATACATAAGACACATACGTAAACTATTGGCTATATTATGTCCCAGATAGAGAAATTGAAGGGTGTTTAATCGACTGAGGAAAGTAAAAGGGACGAAACCGATAAACAAGAAAAAGGAGATGTTTAGGCATGGGCGTTCAGAGGCCTCATCGGTTTCGGTTTAGTTGATTTGGATTTTCGATATTATGCTGATAAGTCTGTTCGGGTTTTACTAATTATAGGATCGGGTTCGGCTCGGTTCCTTCCGGATTCGGTTCGGATCGGATTGTAACTAATATTTGAAATTGTCCAAAAATATATTTTTCAAACCTCAAAAAATGACAATTTTTTTTTTCAAAATTTAGAAATTATTCACAAATCTAATTAAAAATTAGCTAAACTATCTAAATTGATTAAAAATATTCAAAATAACAAATAAAAAAAACTACAAAAATATTTTGAATACTCTAAAATATCTAAATCACCTTAACATATAGAAAACATTAACATATTTAACTAATTTCAGATATTTCCGGATTCTAGTTTGGATTACGGTTCGGTTCAGATTATAACCAAACTCCAAAGTACTAAACTTATAAGTCTCGTTTGGATATTTTTGTATAACAGTTTTAATCAGTTTCGGTTTTTCCTATTCGGATTTAATAAATACTTTGGGTTGGTGTAAAAACGTTCATGCTTAGAGATGTCAAAAAAAAAAAAAAAAAAAAGAAAAAGGAGATTATTTAACATTTTACAAGAAGGAGAAATAACGTCAAAAAGTAACAGGCGAGAAGAACCTGATCCGGATAACTGTGGGCTCATGTGGAATATGCTAATGGAGGAGGGAGGGAGGGAGGTGGGGTCAGAGACAGTAACGCAAAAGGGCGTAATCACGGGGGACAAATGGAGATCTCCTTCTAATTACTCGTCGACTTGGTAATTAAGAAAACGGACGAAATTCCATGAATACCCCTCAGCGATTAAAATAGATCAGCATCGCCACGGCGGCGTGAGTCATCCGCTGCGCACTACGGTGTCGTTTTATACACCCCCCTGAACAAAAAAGCAACGAAACTCAATTGCGGAAGAAGAAGATAAAACGTTAAAAAAAAACTCTCGTAATATTAATAATCCCTCCTCGATTCTGAATTTCTGATCGTCTCTTCGCTCTCTTCTTTCTTCTTTACAATTTGAATATCTTTTCTTTAGAGATCCTCGCATCTTCATCTTCCTCCCCCCCCCAAGTGTCTCTGTGTTGGATCAAATTCAAACGGTGATTCTATTCCATCTTTAAACTTTCCTTTCTGTTGGAACCACTTTTTATTTTCCCTTTGGTGTGGTCAATGGTGGTGATGGAGGACAACGAGAGCTGCGGAAGTAGAGGGATTAGCGATATCTTACCGACGTCGCAGGCTGCCATCGACCGTCGCGAGCGCATGAAAATGGAGGTTTTCGACGAGGTTATCAGCCGTCTCCGTCAATCTGACACCATAGACGCCGATCTCCCTGGTTTCGTCGACGACCTCTGGGCTCACTTCAATCGCCTCCCCGCTCGGTGATTATACATTGTTTTTTTCTTCTTGTTGCTTTTAAATTTTAATCATTATACATTGTTATGATCTGCTTCTGCATGTATGTGCCCGCCTTAATTAGGTTAGGCTCATTGTTTTTAGGTATGCTTTGGATGTGAATGTAGAGAGTGCTGAGGACGTTCTCATGCACCAGAGACTTCTTCACTCCGCTCTTGATCCAAACAACAGACCTGTTATCCAAGTTCGTCTCGTCCAGGTGAGTTTGTTGTTTTAAGTTCGTCTCCCTTTGTTGCTTGTAAAACTATAGAAACCAAAAACCATTCCCCTTCGTGAGTGATTTCTCCAGATCATCGATCCCCTCTGCCTGATCTTTTCATCTTTTTTTGTTTTTTTTTTTTTATTGGTTTGCCTCTGTGAACTTTTTTTGGGCTCACAGGATGTTTGGTGACTCATCTTTTCTTAAGGTCCAACCTCCTACGGGGAATATCTCAGCTGACTCCACCGCCTTGGACTCTCTTACTACTAATGAACCTGATCAAGCTTCTACCAGAAAAAGGTTGCCTTTTGATCCACATAACAATAACCAAAGTGTACTCGACTCTCTCTCTCTGATTTTTTTTTAATTTTTTAATTTTTTAATTTTTTTCCAGCATTCATCCGCCGCCTGCATTTGGTTCATCTCCCAATCTTGAAGCACTTGCACTTGCTTCCACTATATCCCATGACGAGGAGGAGGGAGGCACCTCTGTGCCTAACAATTCACGGTACTTTCATGAGGAAGTTTATATGTTTTTTGCGAATTGGCGCAGTCACCAACTCACTCCCGCTTGTTAATTGAAATGCAGGCCCTTGCATGAGATAACCTTTTCCACAATAGACAAGCCTAAACTCCTTTTTCAGGTATATATATATATATATGATCTGTGTGATTGTTGGCTTTTGTGATTATTTTGATTCGTCGATGCTTACTATATCCAGTGTAAATGATGCAGTTCACTGCATTGCTTGCTGAGCTTGGACTCAACATTCAAGAGGCTCATGCCTTTTCTACAACTGATGGTTTCTCTCTAGATGTCTTTGTCGTTGATGGTTGGCCTTACGAGGTAGTACTTTTTTTGTTTTTTGTTTTTTGTTTTTCTTTTAGTTGTTCTCCTTTTTCCTTCCCTATTGCAATGCTATCGTGTAGTGTACTATATGATCCATGCTCTATAGAACAGATGCGTGTTGGCATGTTCATTCATTATAAAGAGAATGGTCCCGAGTTAACAACCGTTGCTGGTATGCTACATTTTTTAATTATACAGGAAGTAGACAGACTTAGAATAGCATTGGAGAAAGAAGCAGCAAAAATCGAGGTACTTGTTGCCATTTTAACTACCTTCGTGCAAAATATATATTGATGATGACTATGCTTAATTAATTCTGAACAAAATGGAGTTTGGTGTCATATATGGAGTCCTGCACTTTTTATATTGACAACATCTCACAAACATGTCATGTGTCTTGTTCTAATAAGTTATTTATAACTTTTTCACTACACTCGATTGCAGGACCAAAGCTGGCCTATGCAGCAGTCATTCTCTCCTGAAAAGGAAAACGGGCAAACAGGTGTCAGGACGGTCGCAATACCCACTGATGGAACTGATGTTTGGGAAATCAACCTTCAACAGTTAA
The DNA window shown above is from Brassica oleracea var. oleracea cultivar TO1000 chromosome C3, BOL, whole genome shotgun sequence and carries:
- the LOC106336277 gene encoding serine/threonine-protein kinase HT1 isoform X1 → MVVMEDNESCGSRGISDILPTSQAAIDRRERMKMEVFDEVISRLRQSDTIDADLPGFVDDLWAHFNRLPARYALDVNVESAEDVLMHQRLLHSALDPNNRPVIQVRLVQVQPPTGNISADSTALDSLTTNEPDQASTRKSIHPPPAFGSSPNLEALALASTISHDEEEGGTSVPNNSRPLHEITFSTIDKPKLLFQFTALLAELGLNIQEAHAFSTTDGFSLDVFVVDGWPYEEVDRLRIALEKEAAKIEDQSWPMQQSFSPEKENGQTGVRTVAIPTDGTDVWEINLQQLKFGHKIASGSYGDLYKGTYCSQEVAIKVLKPERLDSELEKEFAQEVFIMRKVRHKNVVQFIGACTKPPHLCIVTEFMPGGSVYDYLHKQKGVFKLPALLKVAIDICKGMNYLHQNNIIHRDLKAANLLMDEHEVVKVADFGVARVKAQTGVMTAETGTYRWMAPEVIEHKPYDHKADVFSYGIVLWELLTGKIPYEYMTPLQAAVGVVQKGLRPTIPKKTHPKMRELMERLWEKDPMLRPDFSEIIEQLQEIAKEVEEEEEEKKRSPTGGGGGIFAALRRSATHH